Proteins from a single region of Ziziphus jujuba cultivar Dongzao chromosome 1, ASM3175591v1:
- the LOC107418458 gene encoding LOW QUALITY PROTEIN: probable phospholipid-transporting ATPase 4 (The sequence of the model RefSeq protein was modified relative to this genomic sequence to represent the inferred CDS: substituted 1 base at 1 genomic stop codon) codes for MASGSSSSSSAGTRKGKIRWSKLYSFSCFRPSINGDVVGQPGFSRVVFCNEPHLHKDKPFKYPKNHVSTTKYNVLSFLPKALFEQFRRVANLYFLLAAVLSITSLTPFNPISLIAPLVFVVGVSMLKEAVEDWHRFLQDLNVNSRTVHAHVGDGIFVKKPWKDLCSGDIVKVNKNEYFPCDLLLLSSSFEDGVCYVETMNLDGETNLKIKRSLEATLGLDKDEQFNEFRAIVRCEDPNPHLYTFVGNLEFKNESYPLCPTQLLLRDSKLRNTDYIYGAVIFTGPDTKAVRNSTMSPSKRSRIERKMDHVIYFLFSLLVLISLITATGFAFLWNSEIHKWWYLRLQGSDDDRFYKPSKPFVSGFSQFIRALILYGYLIPISLYVSIEVVKVLQAMLINKDMELYDEVTGKSVRARTSNLNEELGQVEMILSDKTGTLTCNQMEFRKCSIAGVSYGGDINEVDLAVSKRMNVDLEAYQFSMHQKSDSTESFERFEFSVADIKTQMEALGDQKNVQNSITENSRISNLGKESVIKGFNFRDSRLMDKKWIASRTNLFDVKMFFRVMALCHTGIPIEDNAINNKFKYEAESPEEVSFLIAAQEFGFQFMRRTQSTMLLKEFDNSDKEVKRXFIREYKLLNLLEFSSSRKRMSVIVRDEEGQIFLLCKGADSIIFDRLADDGRSYQEATTSHLSNYAEDGFRTLAFAYRRLESTEYEHWNKMFTEAKTTIGPERDELLEKASEMIEKDLILLGAAAVEDKLQKGVPECIDKLAQAGIKIWLLTGDKKETAINIGFACSLLRQDMNQFHLTLANETTSNYQLKAMKEDILNQLENFYKVMHEENIKGSPLSLVIDGKALEVALKSDVKDRFLQLAVNCASVICCRVSPKQKALITQLVKEYTGKTTLAIGDGANDVGMIQEADIGVGISGMEGMQAVMASDFSLPQFRFLGRLLIVHGHWCYKRISKMILYFVYKNVAFGLTLFYYELYTSFSGEVLYDDWYMTLFNVILTSLPVISLGVLEQDVSSEVCLEFPSLYQQGQRNIYFNWSGIMGWILNGVVSSLVIFLANMYILSPAAFEEEGHVADLAHLGATTYTCIIWTVNCQIALIISHFTWIQHLFIWGSILLWYIFMFVYGALPHAYSQRGFRILTESLGLAPMYWMVTLLVVVVSLLPYFIHVVIQRSFYPMDDHVLQEMKYSRNDVFNNQMWQREQNNSKKLTQIGFSARVDARILYLREHLHQKKTLIYRSVTSSPIYKSLTNSPLF; via the exons ATGGCATCaggttcatcatcatcatcatcagctgGGACAAGAAAGGGGAAGATCAGATGGAGCAAATTGTATTCGTTTTCGTGCTTTCGACCGAGCATCAATGGGGATGTTGTCGGTCAGCCAGGGTTTTCGAGGGTGGTATTCTGCAATGAGCCTCATCTTCACAAGGACAAGCCATTCAAGTATCCAAAAAACCATGTATCAACCACCAAATACAACGTGTTGAGTTTTCTTCCCAAAGCACTTTTCGAGCAGTTCAGGAGAGTTGCCAATCTTTATTTTCTCTTGGCCGCTGTTTTGTCCATTACATCTTTGACTCCTTTTAATCCTATAAGTTTGATTGCTCCTTTAGTCTTTGTTGTTGGGGTTAGCATGCTTAAAGAGGCTGTGGAAGATTGGCACAGATTTTTGCag GATTTGAATGTGAATTCAAGAACAGTGCACGCACATGTTGGAGACGGCATATTTGTGAAAAAGCCATGGAAAGATCTCTGTTCAGGTGACATTGTGAAAGTAAACAAGAATGAATATTTTCCATGTGATCTCCTCCTTTTGTCTTCAAGCTTTGAAGATGGTGTTTGTTATGTAGAAACCATGAACCTTGATGGAGAAACCAATCTCAAGATAAAAAGATCATTAGAAGCTACACTTGGCTTAGACAAAGATGAACAATTCAATGAATTCAGAGCCATTGTTCGCTGTGAGGATCCAAATCCTCACCTCTATACCTTTGTTGGCAATTTAGAGTTCAAAAATGAATCATATCCTTTATGTCCTACACAACTACTTCTAAGAGATTCAAAACTTCGCAACACAGATTACATTTATGGAGCAGTGATCTTCACTGGTCCTGATACAAAAGCAGTGAGAAATTCGACCATGTCTCCATCCAAGCGAAGCCGGATTgaaagaaagatggatcatgttATCTACTTTCTTTTCTCACTACTGGTTTTGATTTCATTGATAACTGCAACCGGGTTTGCTTTCCTTTGGAATTCTGAGATTCATAAATGGTGGTACCTTCGTTTGCAAGGCAGTGATGATGATCGATTCTATAAGCCATCTAAGCCTTTTGTATCTGGTTTCTCGCAGTTCATAAGAGCACTTATATTGTATGGCTATTTGATCCCAATTTCACTATATGTGTCCATTGAAGTTGTTAAAGTTCTACAAGCCATGCTAATCAACAAGGATATGGAATTGTATGATGAAGTAACAGGGAAATCAGTTCGTGCTCGAACATCAAATTTGAATGAAGAACTTGGTCAGGTAGAGATGATTTTGTCAGATAAAACTGGGACTTTGACATGTAACCAGATGGAATTTAGGAAATGCTCAATTGCTGGTGTTTCATATGGGGGTGATATCAATGAAGTTGATCTTGCAGTATCAAAACGGATGAATGTCGACTTGGAAGCATATCAATTTAGTATGCATCAGAAATCAGATTCAACTGAAAGCTTTGAAAGGTTTGAGTTCTCTGTTGCAGATATAAAGACTCAAATGGAAGCTCTTGGGGACCAAAAGAATGTGCAGAATTCAATTACAGAAAACTCAAGAATTTCGAATCTCGGGAAAGAATCTGTCATAAAAGGTTTCAACTTTAGGGATAGTAGACTTATGGACAAGAAGTGGATAGCAAGCAGAACAAATTTATTTGatgtaaaaatgttttttagAGTCATGGCCTTGTGTCACACAGGCATACCTATTGAAGATAATGCAATTAATAATAAGTTCAAGTATGAGGCAGAGTCACCAGAAGAAGTATCATTTCTGATTGCTGCACAAGAATTCGGGTTCCAATTCATGCGGAGAACTCAATCGACAATGCTTCTTAAGGAATTTGATAATTCTGATAAAGAAGTGAAGAGGTAATTCAT caGGGAATATAAGCTTTTAAATCTTTTGGAATTCAGTAGCTCAAGGAAGAGAATGTCTGTTATAGTAAGAGatgaagaaggtcaaatttttCTCCTTTGCAAAGGTGCAGATAG cATAATCTTCGATAGGCTTGCTGATGATGGTAGATCATACCAAGAGGCAACAACCTCACACCTTTCAAATTATGCAGAAGATGGTTTTCGAACACTAGCATTTGCATATAGGAGACTTGAGTCCACCGAATACGAACATTGGAACAAAATGTTTACGGAGGCAAAGACAACAATTGGTCCTGAAAGAGATGAGTTGCTAGAGAAAGCATCTGAAATGATTGAAAAGGACTTGATTTTGTTAGGTGCTGCTGCTGTTGAAGACAAGTTACAGAAAGGG GTTCCTGAATGTATCGATAAACTTGCCCAAGCAGGGATCAAAATATGGCTACTTACCGGGGACAAGAAGGAAACTGCAATAAATATTGG GTTTGCTTGCAGTTTACTTAGGCAAGACATGAATCAATTTCATTTGACCTTGGCCAATGAAACAACAAGCAATTATCAATTGAAG GCAATGAAAGAAGATATTTTAAACCAACTTGAAAATTTCTACAAAGTGATGCATGAAGAAAACATTAAAGGGTCACCATTATCTTTGGTGATAGATGGAAAAGCTCTTGAGGTTGCTTTGAAAAGTGATGTCAAGGACCGGTTTTTACAGTTGGCTGTGAACTGTGCTTCTGTTATTTGCTGCAGGGTTTCACCAAAACAGAAAGCTTTG ATTACGCAGTTAGTAAAGGAATATACTGGCAAGACAACACTGGCTATTGGGGATGGAGCAAATGATGTTGGCATGATTCAAGAAGCTGACATTGGAGTTGGAATCAGTGGCATGGAAGGAATGCAA GCAGTCATGGCCAGTGACTTCTCATTGCCTCAATTCAGATTTTTAGGCAGATTACTTATAGTTCATGGACACTGGTGTTACAAGAGAATTTCCAAAATG ATTCTATACTTTGTATACAAGAATGTTGCATTTGGCCTTACTCTGTTCTACTATGAATTGTACACAAGTTTCTCTGGAGAGGTCTTGTACGATGATTGGTACATGACATTGTTTAATGTCATTTTGACATCTTTGCCAGTCATATCATTAGGTGTTCTCGAGCAGGATGTTTCTTCAGAAGTGTGTCTtgag TTTCCATCACTTTACCAACAAGGCCAAAGGAACATATATTTCAATTGGAGCGGCATAATGGGATGGATACTAAACGGTGTTGTTTCATCTCTAGTCATTTTCCTTGCAAACATGTACATACTCTCCCCGGCTGCATTCGAAGAAGAAGGACATGTCGCGGACCTAGCACATCTCGGTGCAACCACATACACATGCATAATATGGACGGTTAATTGCCAGATTGCTCTAATCATAAGTCACTTCACTTGGATTCAACATCTTTTCATATGGGGTAGCATATTACTATGGTACATTTTCATGTTCGTGTATGGTGCACTACCTCATGCCTACTCTCAACGTGGGTTTCGAATTTTAACCGAATCTCTAGGACTTGCACCGATGTATTGGATGGTCACATTGCTTGTTGTGGTTGTTTCTCTTCTTCCATACTTCATACATGTTGTCATTCAGAGGTCATTCTATCCCATGGATGATCATGTGCTCCAGGAAATGAAGTACTCGAGGAATGACGTGTTTAACAATCAAATGTGGCAGAGAGAACAGAACAATTCCAAGAAGTTGACACAGATTGGATTTTCTGCAAGAGTTGATGCTAGGATTCTATATCTGCGAGAGCATTTGCATCAGAAGAAAACTTTGATATATAGATCAGTGACAAGTAGTCCAATTTATAAATCATTGACAAATAGTCCATTGTTCTAA
- the LOC107418709 gene encoding LOB domain-containing protein 4 — protein sequence MKESGRKQGAPSPCAACKLLRRRCAQDCVFAPYFPADEPQKFANVHKVFGASNVNKMLQELPMHQRGDAVKSMVYEANARVRDPVYGCAGAISSLHQQIEVLQAQLALAQAEVVHLRVRQTASMSNHVLSPTSPSNSGSPSSSKFIGSQAKPIFDMDMAVDHTGFAESMWSC from the exons ATGAAGGAAAGTGGGAGAAAACAAGGTGCTCCTTCACCTTGTGCAGCATGCAAATTGCTTAGACGAAGGTGTGCTCAAGATTGTGTTTTTGCCCCTTATTTCCCAGCTGATGAGCCTCAGAAGTTTGCTAATGTTCACAAGGTCTTTGGTGCTAGCAACGTCAACAAGATGTTACAG GAGTTGCCTATGCACCAAAGAGGAGATGCGGTTAAAAGCATGGTGTATGAAGCAAATGCAAGAGTTCGTGACCCAGTTTATGGATGTGCTGGGGCTATATCATCTCTACACCAACAAATTGAGGTGCTTCAAGCTCAATTGGCATTGGCACAGGCAGAAGTGGTTCATCTTAGGGTTCGGCAAACTGCATCCATGTCGAACCATGTGTTAAGCCCGACTAGTCCAAGCAATAGTGGATCACCATCGTCGTCGAAATTCATTGGTTCACAGGCCAAGCCCATTTTTGATATGGATATGGCAGTGGATCACACCGGCTTTGCCGAGTCAATGTGGTCATGCTAg
- the LOC107418592 gene encoding photosystem I reaction center subunit III, chloroplastic produces MSLTIPTNLSKPLLKPKLTSPSAPKPKPFLIHCSSSSSSSSSSSTEKSSAAPPLQAFSAALALSSILLSAPLPAVADISGLTPCKESKQFAKREKQQIKKLESSLKLYSPDSAPALAIKATIEKTKRRFDNYGKQGLLCGSDGLPHLIVSGDQRHWGEFITPGILFLYIAGWIGWVGRSYLIAIRGEKKPTQKEIIIDVPLATRLVFRGFSWPVAAYREFVNGDLVVKDV; encoded by the coding sequence ATGTCTCTCACAATCCCCACAAACCTTTCAAAACCACTCTTGAAGCCTAAGCTCACCTCTCCATCAGCTCCAAAGCCGAAGCCATTTTTGATCCACTGCTCCTCCTCTTCCTCATCATCATCGTCGTCTTCCACAGAGAAAAGCTCAGCTGCGCCGCCGCTGCAGGCATTCTCCGCTGCACTCGCCCTCTCTTCCATCCTCCTCTCCGCCCCACTCCCTGCCGTCGCCGACATATCCGGCTTGACACCCTGCAAGGAGTCGAAGCAGTTCGCCAAGCGCGAGAAGCAGCAGATCAAGAAGCTTGAGTCGTCGCTTAAACTCTACTCGCCGGACAGTGCACCTGCGCTCGCGATCAAGGCCACGATCGAGAAGACGAAGAGGCGGTTCGATAACTACGGGAAACAGGGTTTGCTTTGTGGGTCTGATGGGCTTCCCCATTTGATTGTGAGCGGTGACCAGAGGCACTGGGGTGAGTTTATCACTCCAGGGATTTTGTTCCTCTACATCGCGGGTTGGATTGGGTGGGTTGGTAGGAGCTACCTGATCGCAATCAGAGGTGAGAAGAAGCCCACGCAGAAGGAGATCATCATTGACGTGCCTTTGGCCACTAGATTGGTGTTTAGAGGATTTAGTTGGCCTGTGGCTGCTTACAGGGAATTCGTTAATGGTGATCTTGTTGTTAAGgatgtttaa